One window of Triplophysa rosa linkage group LG8, Trosa_1v2, whole genome shotgun sequence genomic DNA carries:
- the LOC130557421 gene encoding FXYD domain-containing ion transport regulator 6-like isoform X2, translated as MEVSVAVVLLSYFAPALASPVDETNEYDKPFHYDYESLRIGGMIFAVILFLMGIFLIISECWAICILFQIKTADLFCIFSAFG; from the exons ATGGAAGTTTCTGTCGCCGTTGTGCTTTTGTCCTACTTCGCTCCAGCTCTGG CTTCCCCAGTGGATGAAACTAACG AGTACGACAAGCCATTTCATTATG ATTATGAATCCCTGAGGATTGGTGGTATGATCTTCGCTGTGATACTTTTCCTGATGGGGATCTTCCTCATCATCAGTGAGTGCTGGGCTATCTGTATACTGTTCCAGATTAAAACGGCTGACcttttttgcattttctctgCTTTTGGGTAA
- the LOC130557421 gene encoding FXYD domain-containing ion transport regulator 6-like isoform X1, whose product MEVSVAVVLLSYFAPALGSAFGREMPASPVDETNEYDKPFHYDYESLRIGGMIFAVILFLMGIFLIISECWAICILFQIKTADLFCIFSAFG is encoded by the exons ATGGAAGTTTCTGTCGCCGTTGTGCTTTTGTCCTACTTCGCTCCAGCTCTGG GATCAGCTTTTGGCAGGGAAATGCCAG CTTCCCCAGTGGATGAAACTAACG AGTACGACAAGCCATTTCATTATG ATTATGAATCCCTGAGGATTGGTGGTATGATCTTCGCTGTGATACTTTTCCTGATGGGGATCTTCCTCATCATCAGTGAGTGCTGGGCTATCTGTATACTGTTCCAGATTAAAACGGCTGACcttttttgcattttctctgCTTTTGGGTAA